The following are encoded together in the Methanosarcina flavescens genome:
- a CDS encoding YcaO-related McrA-glycine thioamidation protein, whose product MPEIKIDRSISYLEGTQRVYDEAITLENTKNEIKKIGVTRIADITNLDRLGIPVFSAIRPSAAKGAISIYSGKGSTEQRARISVIMESFERCLAERPGLNANVKGEISAPSLVESYNTAKESFTVLDPSTLLLPQPYLPQSLCEWVGAYDLINGEEVFVNANAVYHPYDSPGQCQKLFLSNTNGLASGNVIEEAILHGLLEVIERDAISIAQFSHNLGKEIVLTKEDGHLYELASKFKDAGIELKVWLVPTDTGIPTVLAVTDDVKLKDPALLVMGAGSHLKPEIAVARAITEAAQSRVVQIQGAREDTDREGFIRSIGYDRMKRLNKFWFEEGEKISLSEVQDLSRKSPAENIDVILEKLKGLAERALVVDLSREEVNVPVVRVIIPGFELFTIDRDRKGKRIGSKRKKEFSRDRNEKLWKRR is encoded by the coding sequence ATGCCTGAAATAAAAATTGACAGATCGATTTCATATCTCGAGGGCACACAGCGAGTATATGACGAAGCCATAACTCTGGAAAACACTAAAAATGAGATAAAAAAAATAGGCGTCACCCGAATTGCTGACATTACGAACCTGGACAGGCTTGGAATTCCTGTTTTCTCGGCAATCCGCCCCAGTGCCGCAAAAGGAGCGATCAGTATTTACTCAGGCAAGGGTTCGACCGAGCAGAGAGCTCGAATCTCAGTAATAATGGAGAGTTTTGAGCGCTGTTTGGCAGAAAGGCCCGGCTTGAACGCAAATGTTAAAGGCGAGATTTCAGCCCCTTCACTTGTGGAATCCTATAACACCGCTAAAGAAAGTTTCACAGTGCTTGACCCGTCAACACTGCTTCTACCCCAGCCCTATCTTCCCCAATCCCTATGTGAGTGGGTTGGAGCATACGATTTGATTAACGGCGAAGAGGTCTTCGTAAACGCCAATGCGGTTTATCATCCATATGACTCTCCAGGACAGTGCCAGAAACTTTTCCTGAGCAACACAAATGGGCTGGCCTCCGGAAATGTGATTGAGGAAGCTATTCTCCATGGGCTGCTTGAGGTTATAGAAAGGGATGCAATCAGCATAGCGCAGTTTTCCCACAACCTGGGAAAGGAAATCGTGCTGACTAAAGAGGATGGGCACCTGTATGAACTTGCCAGCAAATTTAAAGACGCAGGAATAGAACTCAAGGTCTGGCTGGTTCCGACCGATACCGGCATTCCGACAGTACTTGCGGTAACTGATGACGTAAAACTCAAAGACCCGGCTCTTCTTGTCATGGGGGCAGGCTCCCACCTGAAGCCCGAAATTGCGGTTGCACGAGCAATAACTGAAGCTGCCCAATCGCGGGTAGTCCAGATTCAGGGTGCAAGGGAAGATACGGATAGGGAAGGTTTCATCCGAAGTATAGGGTATGACCGTATGAAACGTTTGAACAAGTTCTGGTTCGAAGAAGGAGAAAAAATTTCACTTTCTGAAGTTCAGGATCTGTCCAGAAAAAGCCCTGCAGAGAATATTGATGTTATACTCGAAAAACTTAAGGGCCTTGCCGAGAGAGCGCTGGTAGTAGATCTCTCAAGAGAAGAGGTTAATGTGCCTGTCGTCCGTGTAATAATCCCTGGCTTTGAACTTTTCACCATTGATCGGGACAGGAAAGGAAAAAGGATCGGTTCCAAGAGAAAAAAAGAATTTTCCAGAGATAGAAATGAAAAGCTGTGGAAGAGAAGATGA
- a CDS encoding YgaP family membrane protein gives MGGFDLLFRTVYGILATLALATGLVKKSPWKWIVAGIAFTGLYSSILRHCTPYAILGISTAEKKKAPLQETCISEQYVKKC, from the coding sequence GTGGGAGGCTTTGATCTCCTGTTCCGAACTGTATATGGAATACTTGCAACTCTCGCACTGGCAACGGGCCTTGTGAAAAAATCTCCCTGGAAGTGGATTGTTGCGGGTATAGCTTTTACAGGGCTTTACAGTTCAATCCTCAGACATTGTACTCCTTATGCAATTCTCGGGATAAGTACTGCAGAAAAGAAAAAAGCTCCTTTACAGGAAACCTGCATTAGTGAACAGTACGTCAAGAAATGTTAA
- a CDS encoding cation-translocating P-type ATPase, producing the protein MTIEHDQIVPYRQSANEVLTALGTDARTGLSEKEAQARLERYGKNELTAEKPVTAWRKFLAQFQDMLVILLLFATLISAGLWLYERDSALPYEAIAIFAVVLLNAVMGYVQQSRAEEAMAALRQMTAAHANVIRDGTRQSIPAADIVPGDIIIIEEGNTVPADARVIQSTALQTAEAALTGESLPVLKDNLTITEEVGLGDRDNMIFSGTVAVYGHGRAVVTATGMQTEMGRIAGMLKETPVETTPLQEELHRVGKLLGIVVIAIAVVIISTIILVEDVRGFSALFDVLILGVALAVAAVPESLPAVVTVVLSLGVQRMAQKNAIVRHLAAVETLGSANVIASDKTGTLTKNEMTVLAVVTASGRVNLDGTGYAPEGEVRREGGGKIDGALEFEFVRALAAADRASNAVLHERDGRWMVHGDPTEGALIVAARKAGLEAEVLNARLERIGEVPFSSERKLMSTVHTDTEQKERLLAFTKGAPDVLLARCTQELVGEEIKPLTAERRAEILKKNEELAGEALRTIAVAFRTLPKDEFTQEELDEDVEKELIFLGLIGMIDPPRREAKDAVARAMSAGVRPIMITGDHPKTATVIAESLGIPAHGKAVTGTELEKMPQEELDQTVQTVSVYARVNPEHKLRIVEALKRTGAIVAMTGDGVNDAPALKTADIGIAMGITGTDVSKEASDVVLADDNFATIVGAVEEGRAIFSNIRKFLRYLLSSNLGEVMIMFFGLLLADVIGLTANGGTGIVLPLLATQILWINLISDGPPALALGVDPADPGLMREPPRPREEGVITRSMWVGNLFTGAIMAAGTLLVLDASLPGGLIEGSGNLQYAQTMAFNTVVFFSLFVVFNARSDKQSAFVGLFSNKWLWGAVLLSLLLQVAVIYIPFLQQAFSTVSLSPGDWLLCAAVASSVLWLRELSKIVVRARENRT; encoded by the coding sequence ATGACCATTGAACATGATCAGATTGTTCCTTATCGGCAGTCGGCTAACGAAGTGTTGACCGCACTCGGCACGGATGCGCGGACTGGTTTGAGCGAAAAAGAAGCACAGGCGCGGCTCGAAAGATACGGCAAGAACGAACTGACAGCAGAAAAGCCCGTGACTGCGTGGAGGAAATTCCTGGCGCAGTTTCAGGACATGCTTGTTATCCTGTTGCTTTTCGCAACATTGATTTCGGCAGGATTGTGGCTGTATGAGCGCGATTCTGCATTGCCTTATGAGGCTATTGCCATTTTTGCTGTCGTACTGCTAAATGCGGTCATGGGTTACGTTCAGCAGTCACGGGCTGAGGAAGCGATGGCTGCACTGCGCCAGATGACGGCAGCACACGCAAACGTTATTCGGGACGGGACACGGCAGAGCATTCCAGCGGCCGATATCGTACCCGGTGACATTATAATCATCGAAGAGGGCAATACTGTCCCGGCAGACGCTAGAGTGATTCAATCAACTGCACTGCAAACAGCTGAGGCAGCACTGACAGGTGAGAGCCTGCCTGTTTTAAAAGACAATCTCACGATTACGGAAGAGGTAGGGCTCGGCGACCGGGACAATATGATCTTTAGCGGCACTGTGGCTGTCTACGGGCACGGGCGTGCAGTGGTCACAGCAACTGGAATGCAGACCGAGATGGGGCGCATTGCCGGGATGCTTAAAGAAACGCCAGTAGAAACCACTCCTTTACAGGAGGAACTTCACCGCGTTGGCAAACTGCTCGGGATTGTCGTTATCGCTATCGCTGTCGTGATAATCTCAACGATCATCTTGGTCGAAGATGTAAGAGGTTTCTCAGCCCTTTTTGATGTGCTCATTTTGGGCGTGGCACTTGCTGTCGCGGCGGTGCCGGAAAGTCTGCCCGCGGTAGTGACAGTTGTCCTCTCTCTCGGTGTGCAGCGTATGGCACAGAAAAATGCCATAGTGCGCCACCTTGCAGCTGTCGAGACTCTCGGCTCGGCTAATGTCATTGCCTCTGACAAAACAGGAACTCTCACGAAGAACGAAATGACGGTACTTGCAGTAGTTACAGCAAGCGGCCGAGTCAATTTAGATGGTACGGGTTACGCTCCTGAAGGTGAGGTGCGCAGGGAAGGCGGAGGGAAAATTGATGGCGCACTTGAGTTCGAATTTGTGCGTGCACTTGCAGCTGCCGACAGGGCTAGCAATGCCGTGCTACATGAGCGTGACGGTCGGTGGATGGTGCATGGCGACCCAACTGAAGGAGCATTGATAGTAGCAGCGCGTAAAGCCGGGCTGGAAGCTGAGGTGCTCAATGCGCGGCTGGAACGCATTGGAGAAGTGCCTTTCTCCTCCGAACGTAAACTGATGAGTACGGTCCATACTGATACAGAGCAAAAGGAACGCCTCCTTGCATTTACCAAGGGTGCACCGGATGTATTGCTTGCCCGCTGTACCCAGGAACTTGTAGGAGAAGAGATCAAACCTCTTACAGCGGAACGCCGCGCAGAGATTTTGAAGAAGAATGAGGAACTGGCAGGTGAAGCTCTGCGGACAATTGCTGTTGCTTTCCGTACGTTGCCGAAAGATGAGTTTACGCAGGAAGAGCTTGACGAAGATGTCGAGAAAGAGCTCATCTTCCTGGGATTGATCGGTATGATCGATCCGCCGCGCAGAGAGGCAAAAGATGCAGTTGCACGTGCAATGTCTGCAGGAGTTCGCCCGATTATGATTACAGGCGACCATCCTAAAACTGCTACGGTCATTGCTGAGAGTCTTGGCATTCCAGCTCACGGGAAAGCTGTCACAGGAACTGAGCTTGAGAAGATGCCGCAGGAGGAACTTGACCAGACGGTTCAAACGGTATCGGTCTATGCACGCGTTAATCCAGAACATAAGCTTCGAATCGTGGAAGCATTAAAACGTACAGGAGCTATTGTGGCGATGACGGGTGATGGTGTCAACGATGCACCAGCTTTGAAAACCGCCGATATAGGGATAGCAATGGGTATTACCGGAACAGATGTCTCCAAAGAGGCATCCGATGTTGTGCTTGCTGATGATAATTTCGCAACTATTGTAGGGGCTGTCGAAGAGGGAAGAGCGATTTTCTCCAATATCCGCAAATTCTTACGTTACCTGCTTTCATCAAACCTCGGGGAAGTAATGATAATGTTCTTCGGCTTGCTGCTGGCAGACGTAATCGGATTAACTGCCAACGGCGGAACCGGGATAGTGTTACCGTTACTTGCTACTCAGATTCTGTGGATCAATCTTATTTCAGATGGCCCACCCGCGCTCGCGCTTGGGGTTGACCCCGCAGATCCGGGATTGATGAGAGAGCCTCCACGCCCGCGGGAAGAAGGAGTGATCACCCGCAGCATGTGGGTTGGCAACCTCTTTACTGGCGCAATCATGGCAGCTGGGACTCTGCTAGTACTGGATGCCAGCTTACCTGGGGGTTTGATCGAGGGTTCGGGTAACCTGCAATATGCGCAAACAATGGCCTTTAACACAGTGGTCTTCTTTTCACTATTCGTTGTTTTCAATGCACGTTCAGATAAACAGAGCGCGTTCGTCGGTTTGTTCTCAAACAAATGGCTGTGGGGAGCAGTCCTGTTGTCCCTCTTACTGCAAGTAGCAGTAATTTACATCCCGTTTCTGCAGCAGGCGTTTTCGACCGTTAGCCTTAGCCCTGGTGACTGGCTGCTCTGTGCGGCAGTAGCAAGCTCGGTACTGTGGCTGCGCGAATTAAGCAAAATTGTTGTACGCGCAAGGGAAAATCGAACATAA
- a CDS encoding heavy metal translocating P-type ATPase, producing the protein MGLGSPEQHEEMKQAEMKHGQHGEMEHEGHEPHAEMRHEGTEHEGHGAAGGKGHGNHHAHMLEDFRKRFIVSLVLTFPVLLLSSTIQDFFNFELRVQGSDYLSFLFSSVIYFYGGYPFLRGIKEELSEKSPGMMTLIAIAISVAYFYSSAVVFGLHGEVFFWELVTLIDVMLLGHWLEMRSVMGASRALEELVKIMPSVAHLKKNGDFVDVEVDKLKIGDEVLIKPGEKLPVDGTVVEGTSSVNESMLTGESKPVTKNPGNDVIGGSINGEAAFVVRVEKTGKDTYLSQVVELVRTAQESKSKTQDLANRAALYLTIIALTVGTLTFILWILFGQQLVFALERSVTVMVITCPHALGLAIPLVVAVSTSLAAKSGLLIRDRQAFEKARNLQAIIFDKTGTLTEGRFGVTDVVSLSGEENRTGENNDRILSLAASLEASSEHPIATGILESARERGLQTQPVEEFSSIPGKGIQGMVEGKKFLVVSPGYLEEKGIALKNEEIEEIKAQGKTVVFLLEGDKVLGAVALADIVRRESREAISRLKSMGIRCVMLTGDNRYVAAWVARELELDDYFAEVLPHEKAEKVKEVQAQYITGMVGDGVNDAPALAQADVGIAIGAGTDVAIETADIVLVKNDPRDVVYIIGLSRKTYSKMYQNLLWATGYNVFAIPLAAGILYGYGILLSPAVGAVLMSLSTIIVAINARTLKMG; encoded by the coding sequence ATGGGACTTGGAAGCCCTGAGCAGCATGAAGAGATGAAGCAGGCAGAGATGAAACACGGACAACATGGTGAGATGGAACACGAGGGTCACGAACCACATGCAGAAATGAGACATGAAGGAACGGAACATGAGGGTCACGGAGCTGCCGGCGGGAAAGGGCATGGAAACCATCATGCCCATATGCTTGAAGATTTCAGGAAGAGATTTATTGTTTCCTTAGTGTTGACTTTCCCGGTTTTGCTGCTTTCATCTACTATCCAGGATTTTTTTAACTTTGAGCTTCGCGTACAGGGTTCGGATTATCTCTCCTTCTTGTTTTCCTCGGTCATTTATTTCTACGGCGGGTATCCATTTCTCAGGGGAATAAAAGAGGAGCTTTCCGAAAAGTCACCTGGAATGATGACCCTTATAGCCATTGCAATCAGTGTGGCTTATTTTTACAGCTCTGCTGTAGTTTTCGGGCTGCATGGCGAGGTCTTTTTCTGGGAGCTTGTGACCCTTATCGACGTAATGCTGCTCGGGCACTGGCTTGAGATGCGTTCCGTAATGGGAGCCTCAAGAGCCCTTGAAGAGCTTGTAAAGATCATGCCTTCAGTCGCCCACCTGAAGAAAAATGGAGACTTTGTCGATGTGGAGGTTGACAAGCTGAAAATTGGGGATGAAGTTCTGATCAAGCCCGGAGAAAAGCTGCCTGTGGATGGGACAGTTGTGGAGGGGACAAGCAGCGTCAACGAATCCATGCTTACCGGGGAGTCGAAACCTGTCACGAAAAACCCTGGAAACGACGTTATCGGCGGTTCGATTAATGGGGAGGCAGCTTTTGTCGTCAGGGTAGAAAAGACCGGCAAGGATACCTATCTCAGCCAGGTTGTCGAGCTTGTCAGGACTGCCCAGGAAAGCAAGTCAAAAACTCAGGATCTGGCAAACCGAGCTGCCCTTTATCTCACAATAATAGCCCTGACTGTGGGAACTCTCACCTTTATTCTCTGGATTCTTTTCGGTCAGCAGCTTGTCTTTGCGCTTGAAAGGTCAGTGACTGTAATGGTTATTACCTGCCCACACGCCCTTGGGCTTGCAATCCCTCTCGTAGTTGCAGTTTCAACATCTCTTGCCGCAAAATCCGGTCTCCTTATTCGGGACAGGCAAGCATTTGAAAAAGCACGCAATCTTCAGGCTATTATTTTTGACAAAACTGGTACATTAACCGAAGGACGGTTTGGGGTTACAGACGTAGTCTCTCTTTCAGGCGAAGAAAACAGAACCGGAGAGAATAATGACAGAATTTTAAGCCTCGCTGCTTCTCTGGAAGCCAGTTCGGAACATCCTATTGCAACAGGCATTCTGGAAAGTGCACGGGAAAGAGGGCTGCAAACCCAGCCTGTGGAAGAATTCAGCTCGATTCCAGGAAAAGGGATACAGGGCATGGTTGAAGGAAAAAAATTCCTTGTTGTGAGTCCTGGCTATCTTGAAGAAAAAGGGATTGCCCTCAAGAACGAGGAGATTGAGGAAATCAAAGCGCAGGGAAAGACCGTCGTGTTCCTGCTTGAGGGAGATAAGGTACTTGGAGCCGTTGCACTTGCCGATATTGTCAGGAGAGAATCGAGGGAGGCTATCTCAAGACTTAAAAGTATGGGAATTAGATGCGTCATGCTTACAGGGGATAACCGCTATGTGGCAGCCTGGGTAGCCCGAGAACTCGAGCTTGATGATTATTTCGCAGAAGTCCTTCCTCATGAGAAAGCCGAGAAGGTCAAAGAAGTTCAGGCTCAGTACATCACAGGCATGGTCGGAGACGGGGTTAATGATGCGCCTGCCTTGGCTCAGGCTGATGTCGGAATAGCCATAGGAGCAGGTACGGATGTTGCAATCGAAACCGCTGATATAGTCCTGGTAAAAAATGATCCGAGAGATGTAGTTTATATCATCGGGCTTTCAAGAAAAACTTACTCCAAGATGTATCAGAACCTTCTCTGGGCAACAGGATATAACGTTTTTGCAATTCCTCTTGCAGCAGGGATACTCTATGGATACGGAATCTTACTGAGCCCTGCCGTGGGTGCAGTTCTAATGAGCCTGAGTACTATAATAGTAGCAATAAACGCGAGGACTTTAAAGATGGGGTGA
- the pheS gene encoding phenylalanine--tRNA ligase subunit alpha, translating into MSVQENLTINEKKVLLALEALGSASPKRLEEKSGLQVDAAMQAAFMLEEKGLVSISEKVMERYSLTKEGEEYTKNGLPERQIIDSLKAPTSLEELRSRFSPKTVGIATGWLVKKGWAKVENGRMVPSGNVYTGKDEETLAAFTGKAKTLEELASDEGTIKDLLKRKLIIKHEEKFRTVSITDAGNALAAQGLVLEEEIAQLTPDLLKSGAWKGKKFRPYRLDIIPKSLYGAKIHPYRRLIEQMRQIFLEMGFTEIKGGIIQSSFWNFDALFQPQDHPARDMQDTFHLDTTCLLPADFTEKVAAMHERGGDIDSCGWGGIWDRELAERNVLRTHTTAVTVKYLADNPKPPVKAFCIDRAYRRETIDPTHTPEFEQLEGVVMDRDMSFADLLGLLAEFYHRMGFEEVRFRPGYFPYTEPSVEPEVYVDGLGWVELGGAGVFRKEVTEPLGIKEPVLAWGLGVSRLAMLKLGLKDLRLLYQSDIDWLRKSEVCRT; encoded by the coding sequence ATGAGTGTTCAGGAAAACCTCACAATCAACGAGAAAAAAGTCCTGCTTGCCCTTGAAGCCCTGGGATCCGCATCTCCCAAAAGATTGGAGGAGAAATCGGGGTTGCAGGTAGATGCAGCAATGCAGGCAGCTTTCATGCTTGAAGAAAAAGGGCTGGTTTCAATCTCCGAAAAGGTCATGGAACGTTATTCCCTTACAAAGGAAGGGGAAGAATACACAAAAAATGGGCTTCCCGAACGCCAGATTATCGACTCCCTCAAAGCTCCGACCTCGCTTGAAGAACTTAGAAGCCGTTTCTCTCCGAAAACAGTTGGAATTGCAACAGGCTGGCTCGTAAAAAAAGGATGGGCAAAGGTTGAAAACGGGAGAATGGTGCCGTCTGGAAATGTGTATACAGGAAAAGATGAAGAAACTCTTGCAGCTTTCACAGGCAAAGCAAAAACGCTCGAAGAACTTGCATCCGACGAAGGGACAATAAAAGACCTGCTCAAGCGCAAACTCATCATAAAACACGAAGAAAAGTTCAGGACTGTTTCCATAACTGATGCCGGGAACGCACTTGCAGCTCAGGGGCTTGTGCTTGAAGAGGAAATTGCCCAGCTTACACCCGATTTATTGAAAAGCGGTGCCTGGAAGGGAAAAAAATTCAGGCCTTACCGTCTTGATATTATCCCAAAATCTCTTTACGGGGCTAAAATCCATCCCTACAGGCGCCTTATTGAGCAGATGCGCCAGATCTTCCTGGAAATGGGCTTTACCGAGATTAAAGGCGGGATTATCCAGAGTTCTTTCTGGAATTTCGACGCCCTCTTCCAGCCGCAAGATCACCCTGCAAGAGATATGCAGGACACTTTCCACCTTGATACAACCTGCCTGCTTCCGGCTGATTTTACCGAAAAGGTAGCTGCAATGCACGAACGCGGAGGAGATATTGACTCCTGCGGCTGGGGTGGGATCTGGGACAGAGAACTTGCAGAACGCAATGTCCTGAGAACACACACAACAGCCGTAACCGTCAAGTACCTGGCTGACAATCCCAAACCGCCTGTAAAAGCCTTCTGCATTGACAGGGCTTACCGCAGGGAAACTATCGACCCTACCCATACCCCGGAGTTCGAACAGCTTGAAGGGGTTGTAATGGATAGGGATATGTCCTTTGCAGACCTGCTGGGTTTGCTTGCAGAATTCTACCACAGGATGGGATTCGAGGAAGTTCGTTTCCGCCCTGGGTACTTCCCATATACCGAGCCGAGCGTAGAACCCGAGGTTTACGTGGATGGCCTGGGCTGGGTTGAACTTGGAGGCGCAGGCGTCTTCAGAAAAGAAGTTACTGAACCTTTAGGAATTAAAGAACCTGTCCTTGCTTGGGGGCTGGGAGTCAGCCGGCTTGCCATGCTGAAGCTGGGACTTAAGGATCTCAGACTCCTTTACCAGTCTGATATTGACTGGCTCAGGAAGAGTGAAGTTTGCAGAACCTGA